The Novipirellula caenicola genome segment CCGGCGGCCAACATTCGTTTCATCGCCAACTCGGGCGATGTTTGCAAGTAGTAGCACTCGGGAAGGTCCGGTTCGGCCAACGCAAGTTGTTTGGTCGCAATCGTGAGCGGGTTGATGTACGGATCGACGATGCAGTCGCGTGACAAACACGGCGGTTGCACCTCGAAGAAATCCCGCTCGTCAAAAAACGATCGGACTTGCCGCAGCAGTCCTGCGCGAGCACGAAGGTGGTCAATATTGCAGCGTGAAGGAGGGGACATCAATTGCCGTCGGGGCGAAAGATCTTTTGCAAGATGGCCACGTCGACCCATTGGTCATTCATGCGGCCGATCTCTTTCTGAATGCCGACCATCTCGTAACCGTGACGATAATGGAATGCTAGGCTGCGTTGGTTGTCGGCAATGATTCGAGCTACCGCATGATGCAGATTGCAGTCGATACAGTGCTGGTCGATTCTCTGTTGCAATTGGTTGCCGATTTGACGGCCTTGGCCATCGGGCGCGATGTAGATTGCCGTTTCGCAACAAAATCGATAGCCAAAGCGGTCGCTGTAACGTCGCGCCGATGCCCATCCGAGTATGGAGTCCTCGGACGCGGCGACGAACCAACCATCCGGTTTGGGTTGCTTGATCCGTTGGCCCACCATTTCGCTCGACAGATGGACGGTATCAAACGTGGCGCCGCCGACATCAACATAGTGATTGTAGATTTCAGCGACGCGTGCCGCATCGTGCTCGGTTGCATGACGAATACGAATGCTGTGGTCGGATGGTGGCATTGCACTAGTTAATCAGAAAATGGCTCAACAGAAACATCAAAGACGCGATTGTTCGCGAAGCCAACACAACGCATCACGGACCGCAGGCAAATGTTGTTCATCCATCGCGCCGTCATGATCGAGCCCGTCAAGTTTGACAAGCATTTGTGGGCCGGCGTAGGCGTCGCGAATGCGTTGCTGCAGCGAGGGCGGAACCAGCGAATCGTTTTGACATTGCAAAAAGATTGCTGGCACATTGACGCTTGCAGCGGTGTAGATCGCGTTCATCGCCGGCGCCAATTGGTCGGCCACCGGATGGATCAACCGGCCCAGCGGATAGCGTTTGGCGACGTGTTTTACCACCAAATCCACTGGGGGTGGATTTCGCAATAGCAGGCCTGCGATCGGAGACGAACTTTGTTGTGCGATCGTGGCGACATGCAGCGCGGTGGCACAACCGAGGCTGTTGCCACACAACCAAACCGTTGGCACCGCCGCGTAGCGTTGTTGGTAGCGATCGATCGAGGCTTCGAAAAAATCGATCGCCGCTTCGGCAATGCGTCGCAGCGTCGGACGGCCCGCACTATTGCCATATCCCGGTGGGTTCCAAGTCCAAGCATGTGTGCGGACATCTCGCATCATTTCCGTCGGGAACGGCGACGAACGCTCGGCGCGGCCTGCCGTCCCAGGGAATTTCAGTAGCAACAATTCGGGCGGGTCGCCTGCATTGCTTTCCGCATCTCCAAAACCGGGATCGCGATAATTGGCGTAACCAAATGTCTCTAGCGGCCCAAATCGCGATGGCAGCTGCAAACGATACTGCATGCCATGGTCCACCCGGTCGCGGGTGGGCCGTAGCACCAGTTTGTCGAGCAGAAAGCTACGAAAGTGATTGATAGGCCGTTGCAGCATTTTGTTT includes the following:
- a CDS encoding N-acetyltransferase family protein; amino-acid sequence: MPPSDHSIRIRHATEHDAARVAEIYNHYVDVGGATFDTVHLSSEMVGQRIKQPKPDGWFVAASEDSILGWASARRYSDRFGYRFCCETAIYIAPDGQGRQIGNQLQQRIDQHCIDCNLHHAVARIIADNQRSLAFHYRHGYEMVGIQKEIGRMNDQWVDVAILQKIFRPDGN
- a CDS encoding alpha/beta hydrolase, translating into MLQRPINHFRSFLLDKLVLRPTRDRVDHGMQYRLQLPSRFGPLETFGYANYRDPGFGDAESNAGDPPELLLLKFPGTAGRAERSSPFPTEMMRDVRTHAWTWNPPGYGNSAGRPTLRRIAEAAIDFFEASIDRYQQRYAAVPTVWLCGNSLGCATALHVATIAQQSSSPIAGLLLRNPPPVDLVVKHVAKRYPLGRLIHPVADQLAPAMNAIYTAASVNVPAIFLQCQNDSLVPPSLQQRIRDAYAGPQMLVKLDGLDHDGAMDEQHLPAVRDALCWLREQSRL